One genomic region from Verrucomicrobiia bacterium encodes:
- the rpsT gene encoding 30S ribosomal protein S20, translated as MPNTKSAEKRTRSNASKAARNRSLVSRLKTLEKRFLSLVKDGKNPEAATAFREVSSAYGKAVKTGTVKSNTADRKRSRLQVRLNRSAAPAPQPATATPATA; from the coding sequence ATGCCGAATACAAAGTCCGCAGAAAAACGCACCCGCTCCAACGCGAGCAAGGCCGCCCGCAACCGGTCGTTGGTCTCGCGCCTCAAGACGCTCGAGAAGCGCTTCCTGTCACTCGTCAAGGACGGCAAGAACCCGGAAGCGGCCACCGCATTCCGAGAGGTGAGCTCCGCATACGGCAAAGCGGTCAAGACGGGCACGGTGAAGTCCAACACGGCAGACCGCAAACGCTCCCGCCTCCAGGTCCGTCTGAATCGCTCTGCAGCACCGGCACCGCAACCGGCGACCGCAACACCGGCAACCGCCTGA
- the sufT gene encoding putative Fe-S cluster assembly protein SufT translates to MNTVQSVTLSRDCDAVQIPAGNTVVLPAGTEVDITQTLGGSYTVHALGALFRVASRDADALGLNSEAAAPSVPAAAGTDNVNEEMVWDTLRTCYDPEIPVNIVDLGLVYDMGIEDLPTGNKKVFVKMTLTAPGCGMGATIAGDAQQKILMLPAVEDASVEIVWDPPWHQSMITPQGRRSLGIE, encoded by the coding sequence GTGAATACGGTTCAGTCGGTTACCCTGTCCCGCGATTGCGATGCCGTGCAAATACCGGCCGGTAATACAGTCGTCCTCCCGGCCGGCACGGAGGTGGACATCACCCAGACGCTGGGGGGTTCCTACACGGTGCACGCGCTCGGGGCGTTGTTCCGGGTGGCCTCCAGGGACGCCGATGCCTTGGGATTGAATTCCGAGGCCGCCGCGCCGTCGGTTCCGGCCGCAGCGGGGACGGACAACGTCAACGAAGAGATGGTTTGGGACACCCTGCGCACCTGCTACGACCCGGAAATTCCGGTGAACATCGTGGACCTTGGACTGGTGTATGACATGGGCATCGAGGACCTCCCCACCGGCAACAAGAAGGTTTTTGTAAAAATGACCCTCACCGCGCCGGGATGCGGAATGGGGGCCACCATCGCCGGGGATGCCCAGCAGAAGATCCTGATGCTGCCCGCCGTCGAGGATGCCTCGGTGGAGATCGTCTGGGATCCACCCTGGCATCAGAGCATGATCACGCCGCAGGGCCGCCGCTCGCTGGGGATCGAATGA
- a CDS encoding FG-GAP repeat protein has translation MGLWDLNGDGKLDLVLGASRAEGPALGVNDNRGEVYILFGRPNFPPLVDLAGLAGPEADVRISGADSGDQLSRDNALQAADVTGDGLGDLILAARLADGPGGLRSNAGEV, from the coding sequence TTGGGTCTTTGGGATCTCAACGGAGATGGGAAACTGGACCTCGTGCTGGGCGCCTCACGCGCGGAAGGCCCCGCGCTCGGGGTCAACGACAATCGTGGCGAGGTCTACATCCTTTTCGGAAGGCCCAATTTCCCGCCCCTGGTGGACCTGGCCGGACTGGCGGGCCCAGAGGCGGATGTGCGGATTTCCGGGGCCGACTCCGGCGATCAACTTTCCCGGGACAACGCACTGCAAGCCGCCGATGTGACCGGCGACGGTTTGGGCGACCTCATTCTGGCCGCCCGTCTCGCGGATGGCCCGGGCGGGCTGCGATCGAACGCCGGGGAGGTCTAA
- the hisC gene encoding histidinol-phosphate transaminase — MASRAASRIRPGIRALEGYTPGEQPRESGLIKLNTNENPYPPSPRVLKATRAAVDGRLRLYPNPGADALRARLARLHGCTADHLIVGNGSDELLALATRAFVEPADSAAAAVHPALATIQYFHPSYSLYPVLAGIHGARTLAQPLAQDFALPRLRDLRRSSTWEANAALTLVTTPNAPSGRGYATEELDALCRSLRGVVILDEAYVDFARENALELALKHPHVIVSRTFSKAYSLCFQRVGYFVGPPELIRALHTIRDSYNVNGLGQLAALATLTDLPYYRRNFRRLIATREQLRRELTGLGWSVLPSAANFLLARPAGPPAEEWLQRLRDRKILVRWFRSPEVNAYLRITVGTEAEVATLLKVVRQIQAGGRTASR; from the coding sequence ATGGCATCACGCGCCGCGTCGCGAATCCGTCCCGGGATCCGCGCGCTTGAAGGCTACACCCCCGGGGAGCAACCGCGGGAGTCGGGACTGATCAAGTTGAACACCAATGAGAACCCGTATCCTCCCTCGCCCCGGGTCCTCAAGGCCACGCGGGCGGCGGTGGACGGACGGCTCCGGTTGTACCCGAATCCGGGGGCGGATGCCCTGCGCGCCCGGCTGGCGCGCCTGCACGGCTGCACCGCCGACCACCTGATCGTCGGCAACGGCTCGGACGAACTGCTGGCGCTCGCGACCCGTGCCTTTGTCGAGCCCGCCGACTCGGCCGCCGCGGCGGTTCATCCGGCCCTCGCGACGATCCAATACTTCCACCCCAGTTACTCCCTGTATCCCGTCCTGGCGGGCATTCATGGGGCCCGCACCCTCGCGCAACCGCTCGCACAGGACTTCGCCCTGCCCCGACTGCGCGACCTCCGGCGGTCCTCCACCTGGGAGGCAAACGCGGCACTGACGCTGGTCACCACGCCCAATGCACCCAGCGGACGCGGCTACGCGACCGAGGAACTCGACGCCTTGTGCCGGTCGCTACGGGGCGTGGTGATCCTGGACGAGGCCTATGTGGATTTCGCCCGGGAGAACGCGCTGGAACTCGCGCTGAAGCATCCGCACGTCATCGTGTCGCGCACTTTCTCCAAGGCCTACTCGCTTTGCTTCCAACGCGTGGGCTATTTCGTCGGGCCCCCGGAGCTCATTCGCGCGCTGCACACCATCCGGGACAGCTACAACGTGAACGGCCTCGGACAGTTGGCGGCCCTGGCGACGCTGACAGACCTCCCCTATTACCGGCGCAATTTCCGCCGCCTGATCGCAACCCGGGAGCAGTTGCGCCGTGAATTGACCGGCCTGGGCTGGTCGGTGCTGCCCAGCGCTGCCAATTTCCTGCTCGCACGCCCGGCCGGTCCGCCGGCCGAGGAATGGCTGCAACGGTTGCGGGACCGCAAAATCTTGGTGCGCTGGTTCCGTTCCCCGGAGGTCAACGCGTACCTGCGAATCACCGTCGGCACGGAGGCAGAAGTCGCGACCCTCTTGAAGGTGGTGCGCCAGATCCAGGCCGGAGGGCGGACCGCCTCCAGGTAG
- the ung gene encoding uracil-DNA glycosylase yields the protein MLPPIPQGWRRLLAGETAQPYFRELETFLEADSAAGRVVLPDLPDVFRALELTPYSDVRVAILGQDPYPTPGHAHGLSFSVRPGVRPLPGSLRNVFRELRDDVGCEAPSHGCLESWAHQGVLLLNMVLTVRAREPASHQGRGWETFTHRILDRLNERDTPVVFLLWGRAAQAGRRRITASHHHVIETAHPSPLSARHFFGCRCFSATNRCLTGLGLPPVDWQLPQTLE from the coding sequence ATGCTTCCCCCGATTCCACAAGGATGGAGGCGTCTCCTGGCGGGGGAGACTGCCCAGCCGTATTTCCGCGAGTTGGAGACTTTTCTGGAGGCGGATTCGGCTGCCGGCCGGGTGGTTCTGCCGGATCTTCCGGACGTCTTTCGCGCGCTCGAACTCACCCCGTACTCGGACGTCCGGGTCGCGATTCTTGGGCAGGACCCGTATCCCACACCGGGCCATGCCCACGGCCTGTCGTTCTCGGTTCGCCCCGGAGTGCGGCCCCTGCCCGGATCCCTGCGCAACGTTTTCCGCGAGTTGCGCGACGATGTGGGCTGCGAGGCGCCGTCGCATGGATGCCTGGAGTCGTGGGCGCACCAGGGGGTGCTTTTGCTGAACATGGTGCTCACCGTCCGGGCGCGGGAGCCGGCGTCCCATCAGGGCCGGGGCTGGGAGACCTTCACTCATCGCATCCTGGACCGCCTCAACGAGCGAGACACCCCTGTCGTGTTCCTGCTCTGGGGCCGCGCCGCGCAGGCCGGACGGCGCCGGATCACCGCATCGCATCATCACGTGATTGAGACCGCCCACCCGTCGCCCCTGTCGGCGCGCCACTTTTTCGGCTGCCGCTGCTTCTCGGCCACCAACCGCTGCCTTACCGGACTCGGGCTGCCGCCCGTGGACTGGCAGTTGCCACAGACATTGGAATAA
- the cysK gene encoding cysteine synthase A, with protein MGKIFNNIVETVGRTPLVRLNRIPASAGVDPSTSILVKCEFFNPLGSVKDRIGMAMIDDAEQRGVINRDTVIIEPTSGNTGIALAFVAAAKGYKLVLTMPETMSLERRVLLAMLGAKLVLTPGAEGMRGAIARAEQLAKETPNSWIPQQFENPANPAVHARTTAEEIWSDTDGMVDILVSAVGTGGTITGCYEVLHARKPSFTAIAVEPKDSPVITQTLRGEAVKPGPHKIQGTGAGFVPKNLHLKGPNGEPQITETVEVSNEDAFTMARRLAKEEGMLVGISTGANVWAAIEIARRPANLGKTLVTIGCSTGERYLSTALAAEARAEVGG; from the coding sequence ATGGGCAAGATCTTCAACAACATTGTCGAGACCGTCGGCCGCACACCGCTGGTCCGCCTCAATCGCATTCCCGCATCCGCGGGGGTGGACCCCTCCACGTCCATCCTGGTGAAGTGCGAGTTCTTCAATCCGCTGGGCAGCGTGAAGGACCGCATCGGCATGGCGATGATTGACGACGCCGAGCAGCGGGGGGTGATCAACCGCGATACCGTGATCATTGAGCCGACGTCGGGGAACACCGGCATCGCGCTCGCGTTTGTCGCGGCGGCCAAGGGATACAAGCTGGTGCTCACGATGCCGGAGACGATGTCGCTGGAACGGCGCGTTCTGCTGGCCATGCTCGGGGCGAAACTGGTGTTGACCCCCGGGGCGGAGGGCATGCGCGGGGCGATTGCGCGCGCCGAGCAACTGGCGAAGGAGACACCAAACTCATGGATTCCCCAGCAGTTCGAGAACCCGGCCAACCCGGCGGTTCACGCCCGGACCACGGCGGAGGAGATCTGGTCTGATACCGACGGGATGGTGGACATCCTGGTGTCGGCCGTGGGCACCGGCGGGACCATTACCGGCTGCTATGAGGTCCTCCATGCGCGCAAACCCAGCTTCACCGCGATCGCCGTGGAGCCGAAGGATTCCCCGGTGATCACGCAGACGCTCCGGGGTGAAGCGGTGAAGCCCGGGCCCCACAAGATCCAGGGTACCGGTGCGGGATTTGTCCCAAAGAACCTGCACCTCAAGGGACCCAACGGTGAACCACAGATCACCGAGACCGTCGAGGTATCCAATGAGGACGCGTTCACCATGGCGCGACGTCTGGCGAAGGAGGAAGGGATGCTGGTGGGCATCTCGACCGGCGCCAATGTCTGGGCAGCCATCGAGATTGCCAGACGGCCGGCGAACCTCGGCAAAACCCTGGTGACCATCGGATGCTCGACCGGAGAACGCTATTTGTCCACGGCGCTGGCCGCCGAGGCGCGCGCCGAGGTGGGAGGCTGA
- a CDS encoding DUF1501 domain-containing protein, with product MSHHPFQPEHLALTRREFISRCGMGMGSLALGAMLGSLGATAVGAGPMEANPLMPKAPQFRGRARRVLHIFLNGGASHVDTFDPKPALDRWHGKEIPVHFATERKTGAAFRSPFNFQRYGRCGMEVSELFHHTAQHADDLCVIRSMHADVPNHEPSLLLMNCGEARLPRPSMGSWITYGLGTENQNLPGFIAMCPGGYPIQESQNWQSGFLPGVFQGTYINTEHTQLEQLIENIRSHHASLSGQRRQLDLLQALNARHQAARAADAQIEARIQSFELAYRMQMEAADAFDILREPEPVRARYGDGVQARQLLIARRLLERGVRFVQVWHGAGQPWDNHDDIEDNHRRLAGQCDRAIGALLTDLKDRGMLQDTLVICSGEFGRTPTVELPTPGANAGKQNGRDHNNHGFTTWLAGGGVRGGYVHGATDEFGFAAVENKVHVHDLHATLLALLGFDHETFTFRYAGRDFRLTDVHGQVVRELMA from the coding sequence ATGAGCCATCATCCATTCCAGCCGGAGCACCTTGCCCTGACCCGACGCGAGTTCATAAGCCGCTGCGGCATGGGCATGGGGTCGCTCGCGCTGGGGGCGATGCTCGGGTCCTTGGGAGCCACGGCCGTCGGGGCGGGACCCATGGAGGCAAACCCGCTGATGCCCAAGGCGCCGCAGTTCCGCGGGCGCGCCCGGAGAGTGCTGCACATCTTCCTGAACGGTGGGGCGTCGCATGTGGACACCTTCGATCCCAAGCCGGCGCTTGACCGCTGGCACGGGAAGGAAATCCCGGTCCACTTTGCGACCGAGCGGAAGACCGGAGCGGCCTTTCGGTCGCCCTTCAATTTTCAACGGTACGGCCGCTGCGGGATGGAGGTCAGCGAATTGTTCCACCACACCGCGCAGCATGCCGACGACCTGTGTGTGATCCGCTCCATGCATGCCGACGTGCCGAACCACGAACCGTCGCTGCTGCTGATGAACTGCGGGGAGGCGCGACTTCCCCGGCCCAGCATGGGTTCGTGGATCACCTACGGCCTGGGCACCGAGAACCAAAACCTGCCGGGGTTCATCGCCATGTGCCCGGGCGGGTATCCGATTCAGGAATCGCAGAACTGGCAGAGCGGCTTCCTGCCGGGCGTGTTCCAGGGCACCTACATCAACACCGAGCACACGCAGCTCGAGCAGTTGATTGAAAACATCCGGAGCCACCATGCGTCGCTGTCCGGACAGCGACGGCAGCTCGATCTCCTTCAGGCGCTGAACGCGAGGCATCAGGCGGCGCGCGCCGCCGACGCCCAGATCGAGGCGCGCATCCAGAGCTTCGAGCTGGCATACCGCATGCAGATGGAGGCTGCGGATGCGTTCGACATCCTGCGCGAGCCGGAGCCGGTGCGCGCGCGGTATGGCGACGGGGTGCAGGCGCGGCAGTTGCTGATCGCCCGGAGGTTGCTGGAGCGCGGCGTGCGGTTTGTCCAGGTGTGGCATGGTGCCGGGCAGCCCTGGGACAACCACGATGACATCGAGGACAACCATCGGCGGCTGGCAGGGCAGTGCGACCGGGCCATCGGAGCGCTGCTGACGGATCTCAAGGACCGGGGGATGTTGCAGGACACCCTGGTGATCTGCTCGGGAGAGTTCGGCCGCACCCCGACCGTGGAGTTGCCGACCCCCGGGGCCAACGCGGGCAAGCAGAACGGACGCGACCACAACAACCATGGGTTCACCACCTGGCTTGCAGGCGGCGGGGTCCGTGGGGGGTACGTTCATGGGGCGACCGACGAATTCGGGTTCGCAGCGGTCGAAAACAAGGTCCACGTGCACGACCTGCACGCCACCCTCCTGGCCCTGCTTGGCTTCGACCACGAAACCTTCACCTTCCGATACGCCGGCCGCGACTTCCGCCTGACGGACGTCCACGGTCAGGTGGTCCGCGAGCTGATGGCGTGA
- a CDS encoding M13 family metallopeptidase: protein MESAKKSPVPALASCLAILMPLAAPAALPAPAPVVPRFSTNYMDPSVNPAADFYRFACGRWLDQNPVPADKSRWSGFDELQERNFHLVRVLLEEAAADTLAPARSPTRQIGDFFRAAMDTNRLEALGLRPLQPDLARIEAADSGAAGMQRVAGLHRRGVHLLFEPSVVPDPKDSAVYALYIWQGGLGLPDRDYYLSEGFRPQREQYQRHVASMLTLLGDTPEAAARAAEHVLTLETELARASRTRTELRDDEKNYHKKRWNQLLTLTPHLPWDAYVEALDIPPPSHVIVGQPEFLEALDRLAGETDREAWTAYLRWHLLRNTAAHLNAEAEDRNFAFYGTVLRGQPQPEPRWQRAARTLDGALGEALGRLYVDRHFPPVARERMNELVEDLKAVFRDRLQRVEWMEPATRRLALEKFERFTTKIGHPSTFRDYSAIEIRPDDHLGNVWRAAEFEMQRQLARIGRPVDRSEWGMTPQTVNAYFNPAYNEIVFPAGILQPPFFDFEMDDAVNYGAIGVVIGHEITHGYDDQGRKYDAEGNLRDWWTATDTREFEARARKLEEQFSRYEALPGQFVNGQLTLGKNMADLGGLDIAFEALQRALQRHPDRRRTVEGLTPEQRFFLSLSQLWRVNWREPELRRRLVVDPHSPGQFRAIGSHVNSPAWYEAWSIPESSPLYRPPADRVKIW from the coding sequence ATGGAATCCGCGAAGAAATCCCCGGTCCCCGCGCTGGCATCCTGCCTCGCGATCCTGATGCCCCTGGCCGCCCCGGCCGCGCTGCCGGCTCCCGCGCCGGTCGTGCCGCGGTTTTCCACGAATTACATGGATCCCTCGGTGAACCCGGCGGCGGATTTCTACCGGTTCGCCTGCGGACGCTGGCTGGACCAGAACCCGGTGCCGGCCGACAAATCACGCTGGTCCGGCTTCGACGAATTGCAGGAGCGCAATTTCCACCTGGTGCGGGTGCTTCTGGAGGAGGCGGCTGCCGACACCCTGGCCCCGGCGCGTTCCCCAACACGACAGATCGGGGACTTCTTTCGCGCGGCGATGGACACCAACCGTCTCGAAGCGCTCGGGCTCAGGCCCCTGCAGCCGGACCTCGCGCGAATCGAGGCGGCGGACAGCGGTGCCGCGGGCATGCAGCGGGTCGCCGGACTTCACCGGCGCGGCGTTCACCTTCTGTTCGAGCCCTCCGTGGTGCCGGATCCCAAGGACAGCGCCGTGTACGCACTCTACATCTGGCAGGGCGGGCTCGGCCTGCCGGACCGCGATTACTACCTGTCGGAGGGATTCCGTCCGCAGCGGGAGCAGTACCAGCGTCATGTGGCCTCCATGCTCACCCTGCTTGGGGACACCCCGGAAGCGGCGGCCCGGGCCGCAGAGCACGTGCTGACCCTGGAGACCGAACTGGCGAGGGCCAGTCGGACGCGAACTGAACTGCGGGACGATGAGAAGAACTACCACAAGAAGCGCTGGAACCAGCTGCTGACCCTGACGCCGCACCTACCATGGGATGCCTACGTGGAGGCGCTGGACATTCCGCCACCCTCCCATGTCATCGTGGGACAGCCTGAATTCCTGGAGGCGCTTGACCGGCTTGCCGGGGAAACGGATCGCGAGGCGTGGACCGCCTACCTTCGCTGGCATTTGCTGCGCAACACCGCGGCCCATTTGAATGCCGAGGCCGAAGATCGAAACTTTGCATTTTACGGAACCGTCTTGCGGGGACAGCCACAACCGGAACCCCGATGGCAGCGGGCGGCCAGGACCCTGGATGGCGCGTTGGGCGAGGCACTGGGCCGGCTGTATGTGGACCGGCATTTCCCACCGGTGGCGCGGGAGCGCATGAATGAGCTGGTCGAGGACCTGAAGGCCGTATTCCGGGACCGGCTGCAGCGCGTGGAATGGATGGAGCCGGCGACACGCCGCCTGGCCCTCGAGAAATTCGAGCGGTTCACCACCAAGATCGGGCATCCATCCACCTTCCGGGATTACAGCGCCATTGAGATCCGGCCGGACGATCACCTGGGAAACGTCTGGCGGGCGGCGGAATTCGAGATGCAGCGTCAGCTCGCCCGCATTGGCCGCCCGGTGGACCGCTCGGAATGGGGCATGACCCCACAGACGGTGAACGCCTACTTCAACCCGGCCTACAATGAGATCGTCTTTCCCGCCGGAATCCTGCAGCCGCCGTTCTTCGATTTCGAGATGGATGACGCGGTGAACTACGGGGCGATCGGGGTGGTGATCGGGCACGAGATCACGCACGGTTATGACGACCAGGGCCGCAAGTACGACGCCGAAGGCAACCTGCGGGACTGGTGGACCGCGACGGACACCCGGGAGTTCGAAGCCCGCGCCCGCAAACTGGAGGAACAGTTCAGCCGGTACGAGGCGCTGCCGGGACAATTCGTCAACGGACAACTCACCCTTGGGAAGAACATGGCAGACCTGGGCGGGCTGGACATCGCCTTTGAGGCGCTGCAGCGCGCGCTGCAGCGGCATCCGGACCGGCGCCGGACCGTGGAGGGCTTGACGCCGGAACAGCGGTTCTTCCTCAGCCTGTCGCAACTGTGGCGGGTCAACTGGCGGGAGCCCGAGCTGCGCCGGCGATTGGTGGTGGATCCGCATTCGCCCGGGCAGTTTCGCGCCATCGGATCCCATGTGAACTCCCCGGCATGGTACGAGGCGTGGTCCATCCCGGAGTCCTCCCCATTGTACCGGCCACCGGCCGACCGGGTGAAAATCTGGTAG
- a CDS encoding VCBS repeat-containing protein produces the protein MNFPAILDLAVGGTAGATVTLYGVNGGRGPLGGDNKVATGDLNGDGVEDLLLGYRVDAGNRVSVVLGRKPPDAFPATLDMALEGPTGADMTLTTPGFSLNGGPVAGDVNGDGVQDLLLSARNRSGPGGDRPRAGQAYVVTGRSRVESLNLGGGALEYQFGRAGAPNGFAIAPNASVAAPEGSLNGGSLVVAITSGFVRGVDRFSFRTISALPTATFSASAADGTGISLHFDGRFFGTATITEGSVTCTLNLNASGAAIAALLADLRYENTEFDASWFTLISVPYPARTFTITLSDAAREMLRTELQPAFSTIQSIFFRPNYQAPSSDSDNAWVTFCLQARFSNGQEDYVRNLRVRWFSAFDERPIQDHGVRSGCKDVELSVGAKGRYTARAGDLPEAAIALIHNRCLFAWFAGISFATQPTALARNAAEGPSISLASFHALESLFNGTSGGARLAELYWRHSREVRDILVADPALMNDALGVALAFQPAVLALLSARADSVVITRAMISDLKAVLDVLAARAQNGLQADLAAERLLRNDLTAIP, from the coding sequence ATGAATTTTCCCGCAATTTTGGACCTCGCCGTTGGCGGGACCGCCGGGGCAACGGTCACACTCTACGGAGTGAACGGCGGCCGGGGCCCGCTGGGCGGAGACAACAAGGTGGCGACCGGGGACCTCAACGGGGACGGCGTGGAGGATCTGCTGCTCGGCTACCGGGTGGACGCGGGGAATCGGGTGAGCGTGGTGCTGGGGCGCAAGCCGCCCGACGCTTTCCCCGCCACCCTGGACATGGCCTTGGAGGGTCCGACCGGCGCCGACATGACCCTGACCACCCCGGGTTTTTCCCTGAACGGGGGACCGGTTGCGGGGGATGTCAATGGAGACGGGGTCCAGGACCTGCTGTTGTCCGCGCGAAACCGCTCCGGTCCGGGTGGCGACCGCCCCCGTGCCGGGCAGGCATACGTCGTGACCGGCCGGTCCCGTGTGGAAAGCCTCAATCTGGGGGGCGGAGCCTTGGAGTACCAATTTGGGCGGGCTGGGGCACCCAACGGCTTCGCCATCGCCCCGAACGCGTCCGTCGCGGCACCGGAAGGCAGTCTGAACGGAGGAAGCCTGGTGGTGGCGATCACCTCCGGATTCGTGAGGGGAGTGGACCGATTCTCGTTTCGCACCATCTCCGCACTGCCCACCGCGACCTTTTCGGCCAGCGCAGCGGACGGTACCGGCATCAGCCTCCATTTTGACGGCCGGTTTTTTGGCACCGCCACCATCACTGAAGGGAGCGTCACCTGCACCTTGAACCTCAACGCCTCCGGCGCAGCGATCGCCGCGCTGCTTGCGGACCTGCGTTATGAAAACACGGAATTCGATGCCTCCTGGTTCACCCTGATCTCCGTCCCCTATCCAGCCCGCACCTTCACCATCACGTTGTCGGATGCCGCACGGGAAATGTTGCGGACGGAATTGCAGCCCGCCTTTTCCACCATCCAATCCATCTTCTTCCGCCCAAATTACCAGGCGCCCAGCAGCGACTCTGACAATGCATGGGTGACGTTTTGTCTGCAGGCCCGCTTCTCCAACGGGCAGGAGGACTATGTCCGCAATCTGCGGGTCCGCTGGTTCAGCGCGTTTGACGAACGGCCGATCCAGGACCACGGGGTCAGATCCGGATGCAAGGACGTGGAGTTAAGTGTGGGTGCCAAGGGCCGCTATACGGCCCGGGCTGGAGACCTTCCGGAGGCCGCGATCGCCCTCATCCACAACCGTTGCCTGTTTGCCTGGTTCGCGGGAATTTCCTTTGCGACCCAGCCCACGGCCCTGGCCAGAAATGCGGCTGAGGGCCCATCCATTTCCCTGGCAAGCTTCCACGCCCTGGAGTCCCTGTTCAATGGCACCTCGGGCGGAGCCCGGCTGGCTGAGCTTTATTGGCGGCACTCCCGTGAAGTGCGGGACATTCTGGTCGCCGATCCTGCGTTGATGAATGACGCCCTTGGCGTCGCCCTGGCGTTTCAGCCGGCGGTGCTCGCGCTGCTTTCGGCCCGGGCGGATTCGGTGGTCATCACCCGCGCAATGATCAGCGACCTGAAGGCGGTGTTGGATGTCCTCGCCGCCCGCGCGCAGAACGGTTTGCAGGCCGATCTGGCCGCCGAGCGTTTGCTTCGAAATGATCTCACAGCCATCCCATAG
- a CDS encoding O-antigen ligase family protein, translating to MDTGVRTPPLHHALDAVSGAVLLGMTVWAPWAFGGTVPWSRAVLYGAGGLLGVLLLGKQLVRLQHDFSPERWWTPRPAGRWALRGLAVVQLLLADFLLIGWLNPRATLRMGLSGVDLDYSARTPTSWLPTTYDAPATLRTLLAVLALSLTFWAARDWLLGRSRRERHSSSPPSFPPARLRRLLWTLCASSAVLAVASIAQRWEGSDRLLWMLRSLVPWQRHPAGPNTADQIWGPFPVRAAGAAYFNLIWPVALGFWWTLRHEALRRSGASHRIGDDASVMLLPATGLMILCPFLSGGRSGALVALGLMGAVLLVFAAGRWPEGRLRRGLGAAGLAVLLGVAAILAGTPVGTRFDARFADAVGNRADVQEIARRMAADAGWLGTGAGSFGGLSALYRAGPEDRWLTYAHNDWMEIRITLGLGGLALAGLMVVLLAVLRGSTRGLRVPREFAALLVLAIAGLLLQAAFEFPLQIPAVAFQFVLFAAVAATIGTGTGVHRPSG from the coding sequence ATGGACACCGGAGTACGCACGCCGCCGTTGCACCACGCCCTGGATGCGGTGTCCGGGGCCGTGCTGCTCGGCATGACGGTCTGGGCCCCGTGGGCGTTTGGGGGGACGGTTCCGTGGTCCCGCGCCGTCCTATACGGAGCCGGAGGACTCCTCGGCGTGCTCCTGCTGGGCAAGCAGCTGGTGCGTCTCCAGCACGACTTCAGCCCGGAGCGCTGGTGGACGCCCAGGCCGGCCGGACGCTGGGCCCTTCGGGGACTGGCAGTCGTCCAATTGCTGCTCGCAGATTTCCTGCTGATTGGCTGGTTGAACCCGCGGGCCACGCTTCGGATGGGGCTGAGTGGCGTGGATCTGGACTATTCGGCCCGGACGCCGACGTCGTGGCTTCCCACGACCTACGACGCCCCGGCGACGCTTCGCACCCTGCTGGCCGTGCTGGCGCTCTCGCTGACCTTCTGGGCGGCGCGGGACTGGCTGCTGGGACGGTCCCGCCGCGAGCGCCACTCCAGTTCACCGCCCTCGTTTCCGCCGGCGCGGCTGCGCCGCCTGCTCTGGACCCTGTGTGCCAGCAGCGCCGTCCTCGCCGTGGCGAGCATTGCGCAGCGGTGGGAAGGATCGGATCGCCTGCTCTGGATGCTCCGGTCGCTGGTTCCGTGGCAGCGGCATCCGGCCGGTCCCAACACGGCCGACCAGATCTGGGGGCCGTTCCCTGTCCGGGCCGCCGGCGCGGCCTACTTCAACCTGATCTGGCCCGTTGCCCTCGGATTCTGGTGGACCCTGCGCCACGAGGCGCTGCGACGTTCCGGAGCCTCCCATCGCATCGGGGATGACGCATCCGTCATGCTGCTGCCGGCCACGGGACTGATGATCCTGTGTCCGTTCCTGTCCGGAGGGCGCAGCGGCGCCCTGGTCGCCCTGGGATTGATGGGGGCGGTCCTGCTGGTCTTCGCCGCGGGGCGATGGCCCGAAGGACGCCTCCGCCGCGGGCTGGGAGCGGCCGGACTCGCGGTGCTCCTCGGGGTGGCGGCGATCCTCGCGGGCACCCCGGTGGGCACCCGGTTTGACGCCCGTTTCGCCGACGCCGTCGGGAATCGTGCCGATGTGCAGGAGATCGCGCGCCGGATGGCCGCCGATGCCGGGTGGCTGGGAACCGGGGCGGGGTCCTTCGGCGGGCTGTCGGCGCTGTATCGCGCGGGTCCCGAGGACCGATGGCTGACGTATGCACACAATGACTGGATGGAGATCCGCATCACGCTGGGGCTGGGCGGCCTGGCTCTTGCCGGATTGATGGTGGTGCTCCTCGCGGTTCTGCGCGGATCCACCCGCGGACTCCGGGTTCCGCGGGAGTTTGCGGCGCTGCTGGTGCTGGCGATCGCGGGGTTGCTCCTGCAGGCGGCGTTCGAATTTCCCCTCCAAATTCCGGCGGTGGCATTTCAATTTGTGCTTTTCGCCGCCGTCGCTGCGACCATCGGCACGGGAACCGGCGTTCACCGTCCCTCCGGCTGA